Genomic window (Bacteroidota bacterium):
ATTTCCAACAACGATATCTGACCCGCGATTCAGCAACTGATATTGATCAGAAACGGCCGGTGCACGGAATGCAGATTGTGCTGTAATGCGTAGATTGTGGTTTTCAATGCTGGTCACTAAGGCAATGCGTGGTGAGAACTGCCAATCATAATTTTCACTTTTATCCAGCCTGATCGATGCATATAACTTAACCATATCATCTGAAAATTTTCCAATACCCTGAATAAAACCACCGTATTCGTTAACATTTATTTCACGGTAGGTTCCATCCTTTTGGAGTGTATCTGCAAATACGGTACCATTTGAAATAGGGTGTGTGTTTCTGAAGGATGCTCCAATGTTCCAGTCGATTTTGTCGGAAGCATATTCATACATACCGTCAACATGATATATGCTTGTTTTGCTAGAATAATGAGCTCCAAATGGAGGATTTTCTTTTTGGATTTTCTCGTAAGCTTGTTCAAAATCTTCGGTACCAGGTTTTAACCAAGAATTTGCTGCTGCTGCAGTTCCTGCTTTGATTGCCTGGTTGAGTTGATCCTGTGTTAAAGCTAAGGAAAAATTATTCGAAAAATTTTGGACGGCATTGACATAAGCCGGTAAAAAAGCTGCATCTACTTTCCCAAGACTTGCAAATCCAAGATTCATTCCTGCACCTACAAGCGTATATGTATCTTTAGTGTTATCATCTATGTTATAACCCCTAATTGTAAAGCCTTTTCCTTTGAACTCGACTAAATGTATACGATGATAAAAGTCTTCAAGAGGGGCACGGTTGTTTCCCATGAACAAACTGGTACCTGTTGAAAACCTGTAAACATATTTTACTTGCATATCCTTTAAAAAACGGTAGTAAATTGCCCCGGATACTTTCATATTGTCTATTTGGCCATTAAATAACTCTTCTTCAGTGTAACCTGGCATCATGACTTTATTAAAAGGCGATGTATTCAAATCAATATTAGTAAAATAGTTCTTAAAATCCGCATAGGAAGGATCATTCATTATCCCACCCATAATCTTCTGCTGCAAGCTGGGATTTGCTGGAGCTTGTCCGTAAATATAATCAGACTGCCAGTCCATGGCCCTCATATATGATCCTGTAATTTTTAAACCAAGCTTGTTCTTAAAAAATGTCTTAGCCGCTCTGAATTGTCCTTCAAAAAATTCCCTGTTGCCACCTTTAACCTGGACAGCCACTCCTGGATAGTCGTATGGATCTTTGGTTTGATAGCTTAATACTCCCTGCATAGCATTAGGACCGTACAGAGCAGATGCAGGTCCCGAGATAACCTCAATATTTCTAATATCAATATCTGAAACGCCAAACATGTTTCCTGGAACAATATTTATGGTTGGTAATTGATTATCTACCTCATCGATGAGTTGCACTACCCTCAACTGAGCAGAAGTATTAAACCCACGCGTATTGAATATTTTAAACCCAATGCTGTTGTTAATCACCTCAACATCGCGAAGACTACCCAGGTCCTGGAAATAGTCGCCGGAGGGTGAGCTTTGTATCTGGCGTTCGCTGATCTTCTGGATGGTCAGCGGAGCCTTGCGGATATTTTCGCTGATACGGGAAGCACTGACAACCACCTCCGTACCCATAATGTAGGTAGGTTCAAGTTGAATGCGCAGGTCTTTTTGTCCGGGTTTGACATTCACCGCTACATCTTTATAACCGACATAAGTTACCAGGAGGGTGATTGATTCCGTTCCTTCAACCTGCAATTTGAAAAATCCGGCATCGTTGGTGGTGGCACCCTGTTGAGTGCCTTTGATCACTACATTGGCAGCAGCCAGGGGGTTTCCTGTTTCGCGGTCGGAGACAAATCCTTCTATGCTTTTCTGCTGGGCATTAAGAAAGAAGGGCAGAACAATCAAAAATATAAAAAGGCAATGGTAGATAATTTTTTTCATAACAAATTGATTTGTAATTATTTATTCTGATCAATTAACCTGTATTGTTTCTCCCTGGAAACGACGCACGATTTTCAGGGGGGCAATTACTTCTCTGGAAGCGTCCATATGGATCAATCCTCTAAGGCAGGAATAATCAAGTGTTTCAAGATAACTGCGCATGGAATCCGGATCGCAGCCATTTTCATAAAATCCCCTGCACAGGTAACATGCTATGCTGTAACCATAAATATTCATCCACTTAATATTATAGCCGTAGGTTTCGTTAAAAACAGAATCAACTTTAAGAAAACCGGGATGCTGGCTGTTAATATCAATACGGGCAAAAATGATCCCGTTTGCCGCCTCTCCGAGTGCATTCCATATCATATCATCATCGATGGATACCGGCAGGAATAAAGGCAGATCCGGGTTTTTTTCACGGATCTGGCGGATTCCGTTGATCATGGCTGCTCCCCGGCCTACAACCAGAATAAAATCGGGGTCAGATGACAAAACAGAAGATATCTTGTTTCTCAGATCGGTATCGGAGGCATCAAAAACTTCTCCCGGATCCATGTTACCACCAAGCGAAACGAAGCGTTGTCCGAAATGGTACCTTGCATCCAGGCCAAAATCGTCGTTGACAACCAGTGCACTTCCCTTTTTTAATCCAAGGTTTGCTGCATATCTTGCCAGCATGGGCATGTATACCGGTTCTCTCACAAAATCGCGGAATACCCATGGCATTGCATCCGTTACATCTGCAGCACTGGTAAGAGTAGCGAGGTAAGGAATACCCCGCTCGTTGACTATCGGGGCAGTTGCCTTAACCACCGGAGTATATCCTGAAATGATAAGATCGCATTGGTCCACATCGAGGAGTTTCTTGGTAATGCTAACCGCCTTCCCCGGATCCATCTGGTTATCTTCCACAACGGTTTCGATTTGCATTCGCTTGCAGGTGTCGTTAAACATCCGGAAACCCAACACAAGCCCCTTCTTCACTTCCGAACCCCAATTTGCAGCATTACCGGTAAGAGTTAGGTTTATGCCAACTTTACAGGAGGGAAGCCGGGTCGATTTATCATTAGAATTTTTACAGGAAAACAGAAAAAGAATACCAATTGATAAGATAATCAACTTAATCCGGTGTGCATCCATAATGGTTCAGGTTTGTGATCAATGCAAGAATAAGAAATAAAAATATAAATCAAGCAAACCATTTATACATGCTCCGGAGATTTTATTTCACAATTACCCGATTCAATGCTTCCCAGGAGGCAAATACCATTGTTTTCTTCCATCCCGATCAATAGCCATCCGTATTTCCTGAATATCTCACGTGAAAGAAGAAAATGCTCCACTTTATGAAGTGGTTTTACAATGGCCATTGGTTTCCGATAAGAAGAGAGGAGAGGTTTGGCCGGTTTAAGCCATTTACCGACGGCCACATCCGATACGTCCAGTATACGGGCAATATGCCTTATGCTTAATCCTTCCAGATAGAGGTGAATGGCTATTCTCTTTGCTTCAGCGGGCATTCCTTTTGTTCTGACCGTGAAAAAGTAATTACATGATTTGCATTTATAGCGCTGCTTCCCGGAGGCTTTACCGGCTTTGACAATAGATACGGAGGAACATCTCGGACAGTTGTTCATTGTATATAATTTGTTTGCAAGATATGAAAATAATCAAAATCCCGGGAAAATATTTAATGAAAAGAGAATGCTCTGGGGTACTCTGTGTAAAAAAATATTTCACAGAGAAACACTGAGAAGTCACAGAGAACCACGGAGGAGTTTTTCTTTCTTATAAAAACTCAACGGTCTAAGCATCAAAATACTATAATCCCAACATGCCAACTAACGCATTAGTTCACTGTGCTCCTGATACATAACCTGGTCTTAAAACAACCTGCCGTTTTTCAGAAGCATAATACGGTCGCAAATACCCTGAAAGTGTTCAGAATTTTGTTCTACCAGGATTATGGATGGATTGTATTTAGTACGGAAATCGATAATAAAATCACGGATCATGCGGGCATTGGAAGGAGAGATACCGGCAAAAGGTTCGTCAAGGAGCAAGAGGGATGGCTTACTTTGTACAGCCATGAGGAGAGCAAGGAGGTTTCTTTCCCCTCCGCTTAGATTTCCTGCTTTCATATATGCATAGCGGGAATTACCGAACAGCTCAAATCCGGCAACATCTTCCACCCTGTTTATGTATTTTCGCCCCGGGCATGCCAAACGGATGTTTTCGCGGATATTCAGATGAGGAAAAATAACTCCCCCCTGCAGGAATACGCCTATGCCTGCTTCTCGTAATTTATGACGGCTGATAGCAGTCCCATGGAACTGCACAGTTCCCGTCCGGTAAGGTATATTACCCGTAACGGTATTCAGCAGGGTTGTCTTTCCGGCACCGTTTCTTCCTGTAATGCCAAGGCTTTCACCTGTTTCAAGCTGCAGGGCCAGACCCGACAAAATCATATTGTCGCTGCGATAACCCGAATATATGTCTTCAAGCTTCAGCATACGGAAAGGTATTCATGTCTGACATCGGGGTGATTGAGGACTTCTTCGGTTGTTCCTGAAAAGAGTATACTTCCTGAAGAGATATAATAGCAATGGTCAACATAATTCCTGATAAAATCAACATTATGTTCTATCAGCAGTACGCTTCTGCCACGGCTGACAAAATCACGTATCCCTTCTCCCATCCACTTCCAGTCGCCTTCACTTATTCCTGAAACCGGCTCATCGAGAATAATAAGATCATGATCGCTGATCAGCAGGGTAACAAAAGCAAGCTGGCGTTGCTGGGCAAAGGACAGCTCTTCCGCTTTCACAGGAAGAAGCGGTTTGATATCCATGTATGGAAGAAATGTCACGAGCCTTTCATTTATCTTCCGATCCAGCTCCTCTGCCAGATCCCTGTATCTCGCATACCGGAGGATATTATAAAAAGGCCTTTCAAGTCTGGGATCCAGCAGCATCAGCATTATATTTTCCTTAACCGTAAGGTCGGGCGACCATTGAGTCCCCTGGAACAAGCGGCCTATACCCAGCCGGGCAATCCGGTTTGGAGGCAACTGATGGCATGCCGCAGTTTTTCCTTTATTCCGGTACCATATCTCTCCGCTTTCCGGTTTCAGGAGGCCGTTGATCAGGTTCAGGATAGTGGTTTTTCCTGCTCCGTTCCCTCCTATCAGCCCGGTTACCATTCCTCTTTGTATTTCCATGCTGACATCCTTCACTACCAGCGACTTCTCCCCCATCGCGCTCAGCGACCGTTTGTCAAGTGTGAATCCTTTTTCAAGGTTTTTTATGATCAGCAAGGCATCCTGCATAATATCCGTACTATTTTGGTTTTAAGGATTTGGATTTAAAAATCACCAGAACGATCAGCGCCAATCCGAAAATAATCTGGTTCACATGGCCGGCCATATGTTCCGGTATCCGGGCAAATCGAAGAAACTCGGGCAATAAGACGATCAGGGCTGCTCCCATGACGGCACCCCGGAGTTTTTCGGTGCCGCCGACAAAGACTGCCAGCAAAATGAAAATGGAAGCTTCCAGGTTGAAACCGGCCGGATGGATGTATGACATATAGGTCGCATACAGGTATGATGCAACACCAATAAAAGCTCCTGAGATCACAAAAATATAAACCCTTGTGCTTTGGGTATCGCGGCCTGCCGCTTTCATCGCCGGCTCACTGTCGCGCTGGGCCTTGACCAGCAGTCCAAAATACGAGTATTGAAGCTTATAAAACAGGAAAGCGACTATAACGGTGATTATCAGAGTCATCGCAAAAAAAGCCGGTAAACCGCTCACGACAACACCAGGCAATATTTCCGGAGCAGGGATACCGGAAACGCCAAGTGAACCACCGGTAACTGCTGTCCAGTTATACAGGATACTGAATACGATAAACTGAAATGCGAGGGTAGCCAGGATGAAATAATCCCCTTTCAGTTTCATCACAGGCCATGCCAGCATAGCAGCCACTGAAGCATTAACAAGCATAACAGCAAGCAGGGCAGGAATCAACGAGAGACCTAAACCCATCGCTACCAGGGCAGTGATATACGCACCTATCCCGAAGAAAGCAGCCTGTCCGAGGCTGATCAGCCTGCTCACATTGATAAGCAGATGCGAAGAAACAACCAGGATGATATATACCATCAGAACAATACCTATATGGAAAGCATAGGCCATCATCACACCCCCCTTTGTTTTTCAGGAATTATTCCCTCAGGTCTGATAAACAGAAAAACAAGCAATACGACGAAGGTGATCACTACCACCCATTGGCTTCCTGTGAAATATTCGGTGAACGACTGTATCAAACCGAGAAGGAAGCCACCAAGGACAGCGCCTTCATAACGCCCCACTCCTCCTATGACCATAGCGATGAAGGCGCTTATGAACAAAGGCAGTCCTGAATATGGATTAACACCGACATCGAGGCATTGGAGAGAACCGGCCACGGCAACAAGCGTTCCCGAAAGGATAAAGACCAGCGACCTCATCCTGGCGGCGGGGATACCGAGGTTCATGCTCAGCCGGGGCTCATCCCTGACAGCTCTCAGCATGAGGCCTGTCACCGTTGACTTCAGAAAAATGGCAAAGACGATGATCAGCAATGTTTGAATAAAGAAAATCATCAAACGGATATCCATCCAGGAAGTCCTCAAACTTTCCGGAATAATCCGCGGCTGGTTTCCGAAAACCAGTCCAAGCAGGTTGGTAATAACAATAAACACACCCACGGAGGCAATCATCAGCAGGTTGGGATCATTTCCCTTCCTGGAAACAGGATTATATACAACAAAATCGATAAGCCAGCTTAGTAATGCCACCGGTATAATGCTCAGAATCATGGCAACGGCAACAGAAAGGTGAAAGTTCGCGGTTAAAAACAGGAAGGTATAGGCAGCCAGGGTAAACAATCCGGCATAGGCTATATGAAAAACGCGGAAGGTATTGTACACCAATGCAAAGCCAAGAGCCATAATGGTGATGGTGCTTCCGTTGACAAGGCCGTTTTGCAGATAATCCCAGAGCATAAACCAATTCCGTATATGCGCCGAAATTACTAATTAATCCCGAAAGGCAAATTACCGGAAGTCTTTATTGTATAAACCACCTGAAAAGACTACTTTTGCATACAATGAAAGAACAATGATGAGATTCGGAAGCATTATCATTATTATTGCGGCTATCGTGTTTATTCTGGCAGGATGCGGCAAGGCAAACAAAGAGGTAACCGGAAAAAGACAAGCGAAGCAGGAGGCTGTCGTTAAGGTACCCGATCCCAGGGAAGAGATCCGG
Coding sequences:
- a CDS encoding branched-chain amino acid ABC transporter permease, yielding MMAYAFHIGIVLMVYIILVVSSHLLINVSRLISLGQAAFFGIGAYITALVAMGLGLSLIPALLAVMLVNASVAAMLAWPVMKLKGDYFILATLAFQFIVFSILYNWTAVTGGSLGVSGIPAPEILPGVVVSGLPAFFAMTLIITVIVAFLFYKLQYSYFGLLVKAQRDSEPAMKAAGRDTQSTRVYIFVISGAFIGVASYLYATYMSYIHPAGFNLEASIFILLAVFVGGTEKLRGAVMGAALIVLLPEFLRFARIPEHMAGHVNQIIFGLALIVLVIFKSKSLKPK
- a CDS encoding TonB-dependent receptor, producing the protein MKKIIYHCLFIFLIVLPFFLNAQQKSIEGFVSDRETGNPLAAANVVIKGTQQGATTNDAGFFKLQVEGTESITLLVTYVGYKDVAVNVKPGQKDLRIQLEPTYIMGTEVVVSASRISENIRKAPLTIQKISERQIQSSPSGDYFQDLGSLRDVEVINNSIGFKIFNTRGFNTSAQLRVVQLIDEVDNQLPTINIVPGNMFGVSDIDIRNIEVISGPASALYGPNAMQGVLSYQTKDPYDYPGVAVQVKGGNREFFEGQFRAAKTFFKNKLGLKITGSYMRAMDWQSDYIYGQAPANPSLQQKIMGGIMNDPSYADFKNYFTNIDLNTSPFNKVMMPGYTEEELFNGQIDNMKVSGAIYYRFLKDMQVKYVYRFSTGTSLFMGNNRAPLEDFYHRIHLVEFKGKGFTIRGYNIDDNTKDTYTLVGAGMNLGFASLGKVDAAFLPAYVNAVQNFSNNFSLALTQDQLNQAIKAGTAAAANSWLKPGTEDFEQAYEKIQKENPPFGAHYSSKTSIYHVDGMYEYASDKIDWNIGASFRNTHPISNGTVFADTLQKDGTYREINVNEYGGFIQGIGKFSDDMVKLYASIRLDKSENYDWQFSPRIALVTSIENHNLRITAQSAFRAPAVSDQYQLLNRGSDIVVGNVDGFGPTYSQNSINAYQIGGYSDSTLLEALIVPGVKPEQVKTVEFGYNGTFFNKLYVDFSAYYSRYSDFIAYTRTGTPRVGVVGEQSGIDAIKQGNYQKYNVATNIEKDVDTYGAGISLGYYFLENIMAYINYTYSNIDSSGLSKDVIPGFNTPKHKFNVGVQGKNVYKNFGFTLNFKWVDSYYWEAIFASGPVPSYNTLDAQISYGFPKIYSTLRLGGSNILGEKYIQAYAMPEIGAFYYVSWSFDFGFKK
- a CDS encoding ABC transporter substrate-binding protein, yielding MDAHRIKLIILSIGILFLFSCKNSNDKSTRLPSCKVGINLTLTGNAANWGSEVKKGLVLGFRMFNDTCKRMQIETVVEDNQMDPGKAVSITKKLLDVDQCDLIISGYTPVVKATAPIVNERGIPYLATLTSAADVTDAMPWVFRDFVREPVYMPMLARYAANLGLKKGSALVVNDDFGLDARYHFGQRFVSLGGNMDPGEVFDASDTDLRNKISSVLSSDPDFILVVGRGAAMINGIRQIREKNPDLPLFLPVSIDDDMIWNALGEAANGIIFARIDINSQHPGFLKVDSVFNETYGYNIKWMNIYGYSIACYLCRGFYENGCDPDSMRSYLETLDYSCLRGLIHMDASREVIAPLKIVRRFQGETIQVN
- a CDS encoding branched-chain amino acid ABC transporter permease — its product is MLWDYLQNGLVNGSTITIMALGFALVYNTFRVFHIAYAGLFTLAAYTFLFLTANFHLSVAVAMILSIIPVALLSWLIDFVVYNPVSRKGNDPNLLMIASVGVFIVITNLLGLVFGNQPRIIPESLRTSWMDIRLMIFFIQTLLIIVFAIFLKSTVTGLMLRAVRDEPRLSMNLGIPAARMRSLVFILSGTLVAVAGSLQCLDVGVNPYSGLPLFISAFIAMVIGGVGRYEGAVLGGFLLGLIQSFTEYFTGSQWVVVITFVVLLVFLFIRPEGIIPEKQRGV
- a CDS encoding ATP-binding cassette domain-containing protein → MLKLEDIYSGYRSDNMILSGLALQLETGESLGITGRNGAGKTTLLNTVTGNIPYRTGTVQFHGTAISRHKLREAGIGVFLQGGVIFPHLNIRENIRLACPGRKYINRVEDVAGFELFGNSRYAYMKAGNLSGGERNLLALLMAVQSKPSLLLLDEPFAGISPSNARMIRDFIIDFRTKYNPSIILVEQNSEHFQGICDRIMLLKNGRLF
- a CDS encoding ATP-binding cassette domain-containing protein; translation: MQDALLIIKNLEKGFTLDKRSLSAMGEKSLVVKDVSMEIQRGMVTGLIGGNGAGKTTILNLINGLLKPESGEIWYRNKGKTAACHQLPPNRIARLGIGRLFQGTQWSPDLTVKENIMLMLLDPRLERPFYNILRYARYRDLAEELDRKINERLVTFLPYMDIKPLLPVKAEELSFAQQRQLAFVTLLISDHDLIILDEPVSGISEGDWKWMGEGIRDFVSRGRSVLLIEHNVDFIRNYVDHCYYISSGSILFSGTTEEVLNHPDVRHEYLSVC